Proteins from a single region of Syngnathus scovelli strain Florida chromosome 7, RoL_Ssco_1.2, whole genome shotgun sequence:
- the supt5h gene encoding transcription elongation factor SPT5 — protein MSDSDDSDFSDNQSERSSDGEAEEVENEEEPASPVGSDKVAEEEGEDLDDEYDDEEEEEDDDDRPRKKPRHRGFILDEADVDDEDEDEEEEEGAEDILEKEEAEAIDHVVLDDDHSGSRRLQNLWRDSQEEEMGEYFMRKYAKSPGGEHYPGGSEELSDDITQQQHLPGVKDPNLWTVKCKIGEERATAIALMRKFIAYQFTDTPLQIKSVVAPDHVKGYIYVESYKQTHVKAAIEGIGNLRMSLWKQQMVPIKEMTDVLKVVKEVTNLKPKSWVRLKRGLYKEDIAQVDYVEPSQNTISLKMIPRIELDRIKAKMSLKDWYAKRKKFKRPAQRLFDAEKIRSLGGEVSHDGDFMIFEGNRYSRKGFLFKSFAMSAVITDGVKPTLSELEKFEDQPEGIDLEVVTESGKEREHNLQAGDNVEVCEGELINLQGKILSVDGNKITLMPKHEDLKDPLEFPAQELKKYFRMGDHVKVIAGRYEGDTGLIVRVEENFVILFSDLTMHELKVLPRDLQLCSETASGVDAGGQHEWGELVQLDPQTVGVIVRLERETFQVLNMRGKVLTVRHQAVNRKKDNRFAVALDSEQNNIHVKDIVKVIDGPHSGREGEIRHLFRGFAFLHCKKLVENGGMFVCNTRHLVLAGGSKPRDVTNFTVGGFAPMSPRISSPVHHGGGGGAQQRGGGGGGGGMGRGRGRRDNELIGQTVRISQGPYKGYIGVVKDATESTARVELHSTCQTISVDRQRLTTMGAQKHGGMTSTHGRTPMYGSGSRTPMCGSQTPLHDGSRTPHSGSQTPLHDGSRTPGQSGAWDPNNPNTPSRNDEEYDFGFDDEPSPSPQGYGGTPNPQTPGYPEVPSPQVNNQYNPQTPGTPAMYNTEQYSPYTAPSPQGSYQPSPSPQSYHQVAPSPVGYQNTHSPASYHPTPSPMAYQASPSPSPVGYSPMTPGAPSPGGYNPHTPGSNIEQGGSDWVTTDILVRVKDSFMDLMGQTGVIRSVTGGMCSVFMQESEKVVSVSGEHLEPVTPTKNDKVKVILGEHREATGTLLSIDGDDGIVRKVLDNQLMILNLRFLGCLGH, from the exons GAGGAGCCGGCCAGCCCCGTGGGGAGCGACAAGGTGGCTGAGGAGGAAGGTGAGGACCTGGATGATGAGTATGAtgacgaggaggaagaggaggacgacgacgaccGTCCTCGGAAGAAGCCGCGTCACAGAGGCTTCATCCTGGACGAAGCCG ATGTGGACGAcgaggatgaggatgaagaagaggaggaaggagcTGAGGACATCCTGGAGAAAG AGGAGGCTGAAG CAATCGACCACGTGGTCCTGGATGACGACCACTCGGGTTCCAGGAGGCTCCAGAACCTCTGGAG GGACTCTCAAGAGGAGGAGATGGGCGAGTACTTCATGAGGAAGTACGCCAAGTCCCccggaggggagca CTACCCGGGAGGGTCGGAGGAGCTCTCTGACGACATCACCCAGCAGCAGCATCTTCCGGGTGTCAA GGATCCTAATCTGTGGACTGTCAAGTGCAAG ATTGGGGAGGAGAGGGCGACCGCCATCGCACTGATGAGGAAGTTCATCGCCTATCAGTTCACGGACACG CCGCTCCAGATCAAGTCGGTGGTGGCCCCGGACCACGTGAAAGGTTACATCTACGTGGAGTCCTACAAGCAGACGCACGTGAAAGCTGCCATCGAGGGCATCGGAAACCTTCGCATGAGCTTGTGGAAGCAGCAGATGGTTCCCATCAAGGAGATGACGGATGTCCTCAAGGTGGTCAAAGAGGTCACCAACCTGAAGCCCAAATCCTGGGTCAGGCTCAAACGAGGCCTGTACAAAGAAGACATCGCGCAG GTGGACTACGTTGAGCCCAGCCAGAACACCATCTCCCTCAAAATGATCCCTCGCATCGAACTGGACCGCATCAAAGCCAAGATGAGCTTG AAAGACTGGTACGCCAAGAGGAAGAAGTTCAAGAGGCCCGCTCAGAGGCTCTTTGATGCAGAAAAAATCAG GTCGCTCGGCGGGGAGGTCAGTCACGACGGCGACTTCATGATCTTCGAAGGCAATCGTTACAGCCGCAAAGGATTCCTGTTCAAGAGCTTCGCCATGTCGGCAGTG ATCACAGATGGCGTGAAGCCCACGCTGTCCGAGTTGGAGAAGTTTGAAGACCAGCCGGAAGGAATCGACTTGGAGGTGGTCACCGAATCAG GCAAGGAGCGTGAGCACAACCTGCAGGCGGGCGACAACGTGGAGGTGTGCGAGGGGGAGCTGATCAACCTGCAGGGGAAGATCCTCAGCGTGGACGGCAACAAGATCACCCTCATGCCCAAACACGAAGACCTCAAG GACCCCCTGGAGTTTCCAGCTCAAGAGTTAAAGAAATATTTCCGAATGGGCGACCACGTGAAAGTGATCGCCGGCCGATACGAAGGCGACACCGGCCTCATCGTACGCGTAGAGGAGAACTTTGTCATCCTCTTCTCCGACCTCACCATGCACGAG CTGAAGGTGTTGCCCAGAGATCTGCAGCTCTGCTCAGAAACGGCGTCTGGCGTCGACGCGGGGGGGCAGCACGAGTGGGGGGAGTTGGTTCAGCTGGACCCGCAGACGGTGGGCGTTATCGTGCGGCTGGAGAGAGAAACCTTCCAG GTCCTCAACATGCGCGGCAAAGTGCTGACGGTGCGCCACCAGGCGGTCAACCGGAAGAAGGACAACCGCTTTGCCGTGGCCTTGGACTCGGAGCAGAACAACATCCACGTCAAAGACATCGTGAAGGTCATCGACGGGCCGCACTCG gGCCGCGAAGGCGAGATCCGCCACCTTTTCCGAGGATTCGCCTTCCTGCACTGCAAGAAGCTGGTGGAGAACGGAGGGATGTTTGTCTGCAATACACGCCACCTGGTGTTGGCCGGCGGCTCCAAG CCCAGAGACGTGACCAACTTCACGGTGGGCGGCTTCGCTCCCATGAGCCCTCGCATCAGCAGCCCCGTGCatcacggcggcggcggtg GTGCTCAacagcgaggaggaggaggagggggaggcggCATGGGACGGGGCCGAGGACGACGGGACAACGAGCTGATTGGTCAGACCGTTCGCATCTCGCAGGGTCCATACAAAG gTTACATCGGTGTGGTGAAGGACGCCACAGAGTCCACGGCCAGAGTGGAGCTCCACTCCACCTGTCAGACCATCTCCGTGGACAGACAGCGCTTGACCACCAT GGGTGCGCAGAAACACGGGGGCATGACCTCCACCCACGGGCGCACGCCCATGTACGGCTCGGGCTCCCGGACGCCCATGTGCGGCTCTCAGACGCCGCTGCATGACG GGAGCCGTACGCCTCACAGCGGCTCGCAGACGCCGCTGCACGATGGCAGCAGGACGCCTGGCCAGAGCGGAGCCTGGGACCCCAATAACCCCAACACGCCGTCCAG GAACGACGAGGAGTACGACTTTGGCTTTGACGACGAGCCCTCGCCCTCGCCTCAGGGCTACGGGGGGACCCCCAACCCCCAGACGCCAGGTTACCCCGAAGTGCCATCTCCGCAGGTCAACAATCAATACAACCCTCAGACGCCGGGCACGCCTGCCAT GTACAACACGGAGCAATATTCTCCTTACaccgccccctccccccaaggCTCCTACCAGCCCAGTCCTAGTCCTCAGAGCTACCACCAGGTGGCGCCCTCACCGGTAGGCTACCAGAACACCCACTCTCCGGCCAGCTACCACCCCACGCCGTCCCCCATGGCCTACCAG GCCAGCCCCAGTCCGAGTCCGGTGGGCTACAGCCCCATGACGCCCGGAGCGCCATCTCCCGGCGGCTACAACCCCCACACGCCGGGCTCCAACATCGAGCAGGGCGGCAGTGACTGGGTGACCACCGACATCCTCGTGCGGGTCAAGGACTCCTTCATGGACCTGATGGGACAGACGGGAGTCATCCGCAGCGTCACG GGCGGCATGTGCTCCGTCTTCATGCAGGAGTCGGAGAAGGTGGTGAGCGTCAGCGGCGAGCACCTGGAGCCCGTCACGCCGACCAAGAACGACAAG GTGAAGGTGATACTGGGAGAGCACCGGGAGGCCACGGGCACCCTGCTGAGCATCGACGGAGACGACGGCATCGTGCGCAAAGTTCTGGACAACCAACTCATGATCCTCAACCTGCGCTTCCTGGGATGTCTGGGCCACTGA